In a genomic window of Infirmifilum sp. NZ:
- a CDS encoding CPBP family intramembrane glutamic endopeptidase: MGVGKGEASTQKEPALQGKTAGRKTLYVVLPVLLTIVQAVVVWISEPIYVRDPHLGSRLTHTILVVLAFLGIIASKLSLAEAGIISPNPRYSLYWGLYLSMSVCVPALAFVSILNASGLVSLETSRLNVYILADALVINFVSNALCEELFFMGYVLGSLNRAIGHDASPIVSGIIFGAVHLVRYANPLTGKYSLDAGAVVWVLISCFVGIYFGLLRRKCGDIYCPTLFHGSQDFTMNVMSILKCPENAIIMAMGVGWVIFLTITYRQFKKSKVH; this comes from the coding sequence ATGGGGGTTGGGAAGGGGGAGGCTAGTACCCAAAAAGAGCCCGCGCTTCAAGGTAAAACCGCTGGGAGAAAAACCCTCTATGTTGTTCTGCCAGTTCTGCTTACTATCGTCCAAGCTGTGGTAGTGTGGATTTCCGAGCCAATCTACGTAAGAGACCCTCACCTTGGAAGTAGGCTCACCCACACAATCCTGGTAGTGCTCGCCTTCCTGGGTATAATCGCCTCCAAGCTTAGTTTAGCTGAAGCCGGCATCATTTCACCCAATCCACGGTATAGCCTCTACTGGGGCCTCTATCTTTCGATGAGTGTGTGCGTCCCCGCTCTCGCCTTTGTCAGCATTCTCAATGCGTCGGGGCTGGTCTCGCTCGAGACCAGTAGACTCAACGTATACATACTTGCTGATGCTCTAGTCATTAATTTTGTGTCTAATGCTCTCTGCGAAGAGCTTTTCTTCATGGGGTATGTGCTAGGGTCTCTAAACAGGGCCATAGGCCATGATGCATCTCCTATAGTGAGTGGCATAATCTTCGGGGCTGTTCATTTGGTTAGATATGCCAATCCTCTCACTGGAAAGTATAGCCTTGATGCTGGTGCTGTGGTGTGGGTGCTAATAAGCTGCTTTGTAGGTATATACTTCGGGTTATTGCGTAGAAAGTGCGGCGATATTTACTGTCCTACATTATTCCACGGGTCACAGGATTTTACAATGAATGTGATGAGCATACTTAAATGTCCAGAAAATGCTATAATCATGGCTATGGGCGTTGGCTGGGTTATTTTCCTGACCATAACCTACAGGCAGTTTAAAAAATCCAAGGTACACTAG
- a CDS encoding DUF3782 domain-containing protein — protein sequence MPVSRAELREQLLRLLMEDEEFRYTVAGILGYLDVLKRLEEHDRKFNEILAEIRQLREEFNRVDKVLAELLKGQERLWREFNRLNARVEVTIGSMGRRWGEDLERMVLEIFREALEKRGIEPGKVRKLRLRDEDGSLTGVKGRVVDVDVLVEDEKVYVIEVKSRAELEHVEALPLKSQVVGKVLGKQVARTILVAVNVDREAYERAGELGIEVVCGHVIE from the coding sequence TTGCCTGTCTCGCGCGCGGAGCTCAGAGAGCAGCTACTCAGGCTTCTGATGGAGGACGAGGAGTTCAGGTACACTGTAGCCGGCATCCTCGGCTACCTCGACGTATTGAAGAGGCTTGAGGAGCACGACCGGAAATTCAACGAGATCCTGGCTGAGATTAGGCAGCTAAGGGAGGAGTTCAACCGGGTGGATAAGGTTCTGGCTGAGCTCCTCAAGGGGCAGGAGCGGCTGTGGAGGGAGTTCAACCGCTTGAACGCAAGGGTCGAGGTCACGATCGGGAGCATGGGCAGGAGGTGGGGGGAGGACCTCGAGCGGATGGTCCTGGAGATCTTCCGGGAAGCTCTGGAGAAGAGGGGCATCGAGCCGGGCAAGGTGCGGAAGCTGAGGCTGAGGGACGAGGACGGCAGCCTAACCGGCGTCAAGGGCAGGGTTGTCGACGTAGACGTATTGGTTGAAGACGAGAAGGTCTACGTGATCGAGGTCAAGTCTAGGGCTGAGCTGGAGCACGTCGAAGCGCTACCCCTGAAGTCTCAGGTAGTCGGCAAGGTCCTGGGCAAGCAGGTGGCCAGGACGATTCTCGTCGCCGTCAACGTGGATAGGGAGGCCTACGAGAGAGCAGGGGAGCTGGGGATAGAAGTCGTCTGCGGTCACGTAATAGAGTAG
- a CDS encoding FAD-dependent oxidoreductase: protein MERGRVPGRVPGMLYILASFTPWILYWVLSGLGFEIGVALALILSAVLALPQLLRRELSPMDAALLLYFTLAALATYALGSRLFIEESGLLGYLALFLMALTSLALGKPYTLQASKRDYPPVYWSDPSFLLVNRLLTAVWAAVFLASALAYAFLGFPLSLLLSNALIAAGVALSVLLPAWLPAYLATREFRRYDWVVRVEPGAPNREDEYDVIIVGSGVGGLTCGALLAKWGYRILILEQHYQVGGYCSSFRRGGFTFNTGVENVSGLWAGGPVSYLLSELGFSRDDLFVRNRVRFIYKGREIEASNLEELTAALVSMFPDEEGSIRAFFEEARRAYEECYSDLTYGVPLPAELIAKVQGPRKLLDYPREHPHFYDWMNKTYRQKLDEFFRSEDLKTLLCALLGYLGTRPEETPASGALTAVVSYYLHGGYFPKGGAQRFADALKDYIESRGGKVLLMHRVDKILVENGEVKGVVAKGKVYRSRVVVANANAKTALLELVGEEHLPKDYAEHLKSLRMSPSAFMVFLGVDMDLSGYPSIIENLDEGYSLVINSNADPGMAPAGKSSVTILTLANSRDFPDRGTREYLEKKLRLAWELVRKAERVIPGLGEHVVVVDAATPRTFERYTSMPEGAIYAFDQSVGTKRPYFKTPIKGLYLASASTFPGGGIEAVVISGAICAHDIAGWRARSEPTKGPEPSLLTIS from the coding sequence GTGGAGCGTGGGAGAGTGCCGGGTAGAGTGCCGGGGATGCTTTACATCCTTGCCTCGTTCACCCCGTGGATCCTGTACTGGGTTCTCAGCGGGCTTGGGTTTGAGATCGGAGTTGCTCTAGCTCTGATCCTCTCGGCAGTCCTGGCTCTCCCGCAGCTCCTCAGAAGGGAGCTAAGCCCGATGGACGCCGCCTTGCTTCTCTACTTCACCCTTGCGGCTCTCGCCACCTACGCCCTTGGCTCCAGGCTCTTCATCGAGGAGAGCGGCCTTCTCGGCTACCTAGCGCTCTTCCTCATGGCTCTCACCTCGCTGGCTTTGGGGAAGCCCTACACGCTTCAGGCTTCGAAGAGGGACTACCCTCCCGTCTACTGGAGCGACCCGTCGTTCCTTCTAGTCAACCGCCTGCTCACAGCGGTGTGGGCCGCGGTCTTCCTGGCGAGCGCCCTTGCCTACGCGTTTCTCGGGTTCCCGCTGAGCCTGTTGCTCTCAAACGCCTTGATCGCGGCTGGCGTAGCTCTGTCTGTCTTGCTGCCAGCGTGGCTCCCCGCCTACCTGGCAACAAGGGAGTTCAGGAGGTACGACTGGGTCGTGAGGGTCGAGCCCGGGGCTCCGAATCGCGAGGACGAGTACGACGTCATTATCGTTGGCTCAGGCGTGGGCGGCTTGACCTGCGGGGCCCTGCTGGCGAAGTGGGGCTACAGGATCCTGATCCTCGAGCAGCACTACCAGGTCGGGGGCTACTGCTCCTCCTTCCGCAGGGGAGGCTTCACCTTCAACACGGGAGTCGAGAACGTGAGCGGTCTGTGGGCTGGAGGGCCGGTCAGCTACCTGCTCAGCGAGCTGGGCTTTAGCAGGGACGACCTCTTCGTCAGGAACAGGGTCCGCTTCATCTACAAGGGCAGGGAAATCGAAGCCAGCAACCTGGAGGAGCTCACGGCCGCGCTGGTGAGCATGTTCCCGGATGAGGAGGGCTCGATCCGCGCCTTCTTCGAGGAGGCGAGGAGGGCGTACGAGGAGTGCTACAGCGACCTAACGTACGGCGTCCCGCTGCCTGCTGAGCTGATAGCCAAGGTTCAAGGGCCTAGAAAGCTCCTCGACTACCCCCGGGAGCACCCCCACTTCTACGACTGGATGAACAAGACGTACAGGCAGAAGCTCGACGAGTTCTTCAGGAGCGAGGACCTCAAGACGCTCCTCTGCGCGCTTCTCGGGTACCTCGGGACCAGGCCCGAGGAGACTCCGGCCAGCGGCGCTCTGACAGCCGTGGTGTCGTACTACCTCCACGGCGGCTACTTCCCGAAAGGCGGGGCTCAGAGGTTTGCCGACGCGCTCAAAGACTACATTGAGAGCAGAGGCGGGAAAGTCCTCCTGATGCACAGGGTGGATAAGATACTCGTCGAGAACGGCGAGGTCAAGGGCGTCGTAGCCAAGGGGAAGGTCTACAGGAGCCGCGTCGTGGTGGCCAACGCCAACGCGAAGACAGCGCTGCTCGAGCTCGTCGGCGAGGAGCACCTACCCAAGGATTACGCGGAGCACTTGAAGAGCCTGAGGATGTCGCCCTCCGCGTTCATGGTGTTCCTGGGGGTAGACATGGACCTCTCGGGCTACCCGTCGATAATCGAGAACCTAGACGAGGGCTACAGCCTCGTCATAAACTCCAACGCAGACCCCGGGATGGCCCCCGCAGGTAAGTCCAGCGTCACGATACTAACGCTGGCCAACAGCCGCGACTTCCCCGATAGGGGCACACGCGAGTACCTGGAGAAGAAGCTCAGGCTTGCCTGGGAGCTAGTCAGGAAAGCCGAGAGAGTGATACCGGGCCTGGGCGAGCACGTTGTCGTCGTGGACGCCGCAACCCCGAGGACGTTCGAGAGGTACACCTCGATGCCGGAGGGCGCGATCTACGCTTTCGACCAGTCCGTAGGGACGAAGAGGCCCTACTTCAAGACCCCGATCAAGGGACTGTACCTTGCCAGCGCGTCAACCTTCCCCGGCGGAGGGATCGAGGCCGTAGTCATCTCGGGCGCGATCTGCGCGCACGACATAGCCGGTTGGAGGGCACGCTCAGAGCCCACAAAAGGTCCCGAGCCCAGCCTGCTAACCATCTCGTAA